The Methanomassiliicoccus luminyensis B10 genome includes a window with the following:
- a CDS encoding potassium channel family protein, with protein MSFFDPLADGDEEENLTVRELLTEMKDISEVIVDLAYAALLFNSHEIGAEVKHLESKVDQLNYGIKIKAMMASRTMDDAVQLSGLLQVAEGAASISKAAADIVGLLELGSEKGPFLSYVLRDAEEKIFLLSMSGASDMKGNTIGHLSVESETGMRIIAIKRGIRWIYDPEPEEKLKEGDMLVVRGTEDGYTRLCKFAQGVERWPIYPPEQ; from the coding sequence ATGTCCTTTTTCGACCCCCTCGCCGATGGCGACGAGGAAGAGAACCTCACCGTGCGTGAGCTACTAACGGAGATGAAGGACATATCCGAGGTCATCGTTGACCTCGCCTACGCCGCGTTGCTGTTCAACAGCCACGAGATCGGGGCGGAGGTCAAGCACCTCGAGTCCAAGGTGGACCAGCTGAACTACGGGATCAAGATAAAGGCGATGATGGCCAGCCGCACCATGGACGACGCGGTGCAGCTGTCCGGCCTGCTGCAGGTGGCTGAGGGCGCCGCGTCGATATCCAAGGCCGCGGCGGACATCGTGGGCCTCCTGGAGCTGGGCTCCGAGAAGGGACCTTTCCTCTCGTACGTCCTCCGCGACGCCGAGGAGAAGATCTTCCTGCTGAGCATGTCCGGCGCCTCGGACATGAAGGGGAACACCATCGGCCACCTGAGCGTGGAATCGGAGACGGGCATGAGGATCATTGCCATCAAGCGGGGGATCAGGTGGATATACGATCCCGAGCCGGAAGAGAAGCTGAAGGAAGGGGACATGCTGGTGGTCCGCGGTACCGAGGACGGGTACACCAGGCTGTGCAAGTTCGCTCAGGGGGTGGAGAGATGGCCGATATATCCGCCGGAGCAGTGA
- a CDS encoding GNAT family N-acetyltransferase, which produces MLKGERVGLRPLQTEDVWLLYRWHNDERVTEGLGAQRPLFAASMEEEKRAAERMVSSIAERGYVILQLQDGKPIGWASLSRIDRRNGAADLQIVIGEPSCWGQGLGREAVRLVLDHAFMVLNLHRVQARVPEYNDRAVRCFEESGFRRDGTFRDDHFHHGEHCSTLLMSVLRGEHGGPG; this is translated from the coding sequence ATGCTGAAGGGAGAGAGGGTCGGGCTCCGCCCGTTGCAGACCGAGGACGTCTGGCTATTGTACAGATGGCATAACGACGAGAGGGTCACCGAGGGCCTCGGAGCGCAGCGCCCCCTCTTCGCCGCCTCCATGGAGGAGGAGAAGAGGGCCGCGGAGAGGATGGTGTCCTCCATCGCGGAGCGCGGATATGTTATACTCCAGCTCCAGGATGGGAAGCCCATCGGGTGGGCCTCTTTGTCGAGGATAGATCGGAGGAACGGCGCCGCGGACCTGCAGATTGTCATAGGCGAGCCGTCGTGCTGGGGCCAGGGGCTGGGCAGGGAAGCCGTCCGGCTGGTCCTCGACCATGCCTTTATGGTGCTCAACCTCCACCGCGTGCAGGCCCGGGTACCGGAGTACAACGACCGGGCGGTACGATGCTTCGAGGAGAGCGGCTTCCGCAGGGACGGCACCTTCCGGGACGACCACTTCCATCATGGCGAGCATTGCTCCACCCTTCTCATGTCCGTGCTGCGCGGCGAGCATGGGGGCCCCGGATGA
- a CDS encoding magnesium transporter, with protein MRGVRSFFARNRSVFSLGFVALLISSLGDLLAGATLGSMTHTLELLPGLMILIPPAIGMRGNIFGALGSRLGTAMHLGTFELTFKRGSILRQNMESSLLLTMIMSFLMGVLANTVAVAMGIPSVSISTFVFISVLGGVLAGFVLIIINVIVATIGFRRNWDIDNISAPLITAAGDIVTLPMLFLAAILVINFPGIVITAFSTLFLVITVALAILAVLRGKGEARRIFIHSSPVLVLCILLDIVAGVTIDTRLESLVALPALLVLIPPFLEDANALGGILTSRFGSMLHMGTLKPRRRPGKLALENFAIIYIFSLWVFVLVGISSYVAARLLGLGSPSLGEMVFLSLAAGLITVTALNFISYYVAVYTYKLSLDPDDHSIPLTSSAIDSVGAFALMGVIILMGLGV; from the coding sequence ATGAGGGGAGTGCGATCTTTCTTTGCCAGGAACCGTTCGGTCTTCTCCCTCGGCTTCGTCGCGCTCCTCATATCCTCGCTCGGCGATCTGCTCGCTGGCGCGACCCTTGGATCCATGACCCATACTCTGGAGCTTTTGCCGGGCCTCATGATCCTGATCCCCCCTGCCATCGGCATGAGGGGCAACATCTTCGGCGCGCTGGGCTCCCGGCTGGGTACGGCGATGCACCTCGGCACCTTCGAGCTCACTTTCAAGCGGGGCAGCATTCTGCGCCAGAACATGGAGTCGTCCCTGCTCCTCACCATGATCATGTCCTTCCTCATGGGCGTCCTGGCCAACACCGTAGCGGTGGCCATGGGGATCCCTTCTGTCTCCATCAGCACGTTCGTGTTCATATCGGTGCTGGGGGGAGTGCTGGCGGGCTTTGTGCTCATCATAATCAACGTGATCGTGGCGACCATCGGGTTCCGCCGCAATTGGGACATCGACAACATCTCCGCGCCGCTGATCACCGCGGCCGGCGACATCGTCACCCTCCCCATGCTGTTCCTGGCGGCCATCCTGGTCATCAATTTCCCGGGCATCGTCATCACCGCGTTCTCCACCCTGTTCCTCGTGATCACCGTGGCCTTGGCAATCCTGGCGGTCCTCCGCGGCAAGGGAGAGGCGAGAAGGATCTTCATCCACAGCTCGCCCGTGCTGGTCCTCTGCATCCTCCTAGACATAGTGGCGGGAGTTACCATAGACACGCGGCTGGAAAGCCTGGTGGCTCTGCCCGCGCTGCTGGTCCTGATACCTCCCTTCCTGGAGGACGCCAACGCGCTGGGCGGCATACTGACCTCCCGCTTCGGCTCCATGCTGCACATGGGTACTCTGAAGCCACGGAGGAGGCCGGGGAAGCTGGCCCTGGAGAACTTCGCCATAATCTACATCTTCTCACTGTGGGTGTTCGTGCTGGTGGGGATATCCTCCTACGTGGCGGCGCGGCTGCTCGGGCTGGGCTCGCCGTCCCTGGGAGAGATGGTGTTCCTCTCCCTGGCGGCCGGGCTCATCACGGTCACGGCGCTGAACTTCATCTCCTATTACGTCGCGGTGTACACGTACAAGCTGTCCCTGGACCCCGATGACCACTCCATACCGCTCACGTCATCGGCCATCGACTCGGTGGGAGCGTTCGCGCTGATGGGCGTGATAATCCTCATGGGGCTGGGCGTCTGA
- a CDS encoding GNAT family N-acetyltransferase, giving the protein MIEGASVRLRAPEKADLPYFLKWINDPEVTAYLPVGALVSPEEEEAWLRGVMSSSSERTFSIETKDGRLIGNCALREIDWTHRRADVGIMIGEKGAWSRGYGTDALAVLLGLAFGEMGLNRASLTAAADNLRAIRAYEKCGFRREGVLRSYLYKNGQYIDCVQMSLLKDEWNGLPAGRRP; this is encoded by the coding sequence ATGATCGAAGGCGCATCGGTAAGGCTGCGCGCGCCGGAGAAGGCGGACCTGCCGTACTTCCTCAAGTGGATCAACGATCCAGAGGTGACGGCGTACCTGCCGGTCGGCGCGCTGGTGTCCCCGGAGGAAGAGGAGGCCTGGTTACGGGGCGTCATGTCATCGTCGTCCGAAAGAACGTTCAGCATCGAGACCAAGGACGGCCGACTCATCGGCAACTGCGCCCTCCGGGAGATAGATTGGACGCACCGGCGGGCCGACGTCGGCATCATGATCGGGGAAAAGGGGGCCTGGTCGCGGGGGTATGGGACGGACGCGCTCGCCGTACTGCTGGGCCTCGCCTTCGGCGAGATGGGCCTGAACCGGGCGTCCCTGACCGCCGCCGCGGACAACCTGCGCGCCATTCGGGCGTACGAGAAGTGCGGGTTCCGCCGGGAGGGTGTTCTGCGTTCCTATCTCTACAAGAACGGCCAGTACATCGACTGCGTGCAGATGTCCCTGCTGAAGGACGAATGGAACGGCCTCCCCGCCGGCAGGAGGCCGTGA
- a CDS encoding lipoate--protein ligase family protein, with amino-acid sequence MKWRLVDSDMLAPAFSAACDEAILVARNEEKVPNTLHLYRRNAPTISMGHFERVKEVVDLEAASRHGVQIVRRMSGGSAIYTDQGQIIYSLLIDRASAPGDPVRSFEMVCRGIVLALEGLGLDPEFKPVNDVQIGGKKISGSAQLRRWGVLAQHGSLLVDTDLDIMCEVLKARKRPRGDMTSLREELGYVPDMEVVKTAIVRGFSSAFGVEFERGDLTEEERDLADKLEKEKYSSPEHTYLR; translated from the coding sequence GTGAAGTGGCGCCTCGTAGACTCAGACATGCTAGCCCCGGCCTTTAGTGCCGCCTGCGACGAGGCCATCCTGGTGGCGAGGAACGAAGAGAAGGTCCCCAACACCCTCCACCTGTATCGGCGGAACGCCCCCACTATTTCCATGGGGCACTTCGAGAGGGTCAAGGAGGTGGTGGACCTCGAGGCCGCTTCCAGGCACGGTGTCCAGATCGTTCGCAGGATGTCAGGGGGGAGCGCCATCTACACCGACCAGGGGCAGATCATTTATTCCCTGCTCATCGACCGGGCCAGCGCTCCCGGCGATCCCGTGAGGTCGTTCGAGATGGTGTGCCGGGGCATCGTTCTGGCCCTGGAGGGGCTTGGCCTTGATCCGGAGTTCAAGCCGGTGAACGATGTGCAGATAGGGGGAAAGAAGATCTCCGGCAGCGCCCAGCTCAGGAGATGGGGGGTGCTGGCCCAGCACGGATCGCTCCTGGTGGACACCGATCTCGACATCATGTGCGAGGTGCTGAAGGCGCGGAAGAGGCCTAGGGGGGACATGACCTCGCTGCGGGAAGAGCTGGGCTACGTCCCGGACATGGAGGTGGTCAAGACCGCCATCGTGCGCGGGTTCTCCTCGGCGTTCGGGGTGGAGTTCGAGAGGGGCGATCTCACGGAAGAGGAGCGGGATCTCGCGGACAAGTTGGAGAAAGAGAAGTACAGCTCCCCCGAGCACACTTACCTGCGGTGA
- a CDS encoding formate--phosphoribosylaminoimidazolecarboxamide ligase family protein, protein MIERKVIQEMVGDYDLSAAKIGVVGSHSALDTCDGAVEEGLRTLAVCQNGRDSPYSRYFKAFRDANGGIVRGMVDEVMLLPKFNDIMKQENMKRLQDDSVLFVPNRSFTSYVSMDAVENDFMVPLVGSRNLLRSEDRGGPRDYYWLLDKAGLPAPRKITDPKDINSLSIIKLHHAKKKLERGFFTAASYQEYREKSEALIKQGVIERENLEGARMEEYVIGPVFNLDFFYSPLEKEGEKVELIGVDWRFESSLDGHVRIPAAQQLTLNEAQKVPEYTVCGHNSATLRESLLENAFELAEKYVAAAKEYFSPGIIGPFCLQTCVDKDLKFFIYDVAPRIGGGTNVHMNVGHAYGNSLWRKNMSTGRRLAMEVRRALEEKRVAEIVT, encoded by the coding sequence ATGATAGAGAGAAAGGTCATTCAGGAGATGGTCGGGGACTACGACCTCAGTGCTGCGAAGATAGGCGTGGTGGGCTCCCACTCCGCCCTGGACACCTGCGACGGCGCCGTGGAGGAGGGGCTGCGCACCCTGGCGGTATGCCAGAACGGCCGGGACTCCCCGTACTCGCGCTACTTCAAGGCCTTCCGCGACGCGAACGGCGGCATCGTCAGGGGCATGGTCGACGAGGTCATGCTTCTCCCCAAGTTCAATGATATCATGAAGCAGGAGAATATGAAGAGGCTGCAAGATGACAGCGTGCTGTTCGTGCCGAACCGGTCCTTCACCTCCTATGTCTCCATGGACGCCGTGGAGAACGATTTCATGGTCCCCCTGGTCGGGTCGAGGAACCTGCTGAGAAGCGAGGACCGCGGCGGCCCCAGGGACTACTATTGGCTCTTGGACAAGGCCGGCCTGCCGGCCCCGAGGAAGATCACCGACCCCAAGGACATCAACTCCCTCAGCATCATCAAGCTGCACCACGCCAAGAAGAAGCTGGAGAGGGGGTTCTTCACCGCCGCCTCGTACCAGGAGTACAGGGAGAAGTCGGAGGCGCTCATCAAGCAGGGCGTGATCGAGAGGGAGAACCTGGAAGGGGCGAGGATGGAGGAGTACGTCATCGGCCCGGTGTTCAACCTGGACTTCTTCTACTCCCCCCTGGAGAAGGAAGGCGAGAAGGTCGAGCTGATCGGCGTGGACTGGCGCTTCGAGAGCTCCCTGGACGGGCACGTGAGGATACCCGCCGCCCAGCAGCTGACCCTGAATGAAGCGCAGAAGGTGCCTGAGTACACCGTGTGCGGGCATAATTCCGCCACGCTCCGGGAGTCGCTCCTGGAGAACGCCTTCGAACTGGCGGAGAAGTACGTGGCCGCGGCCAAGGAGTACTTCTCCCCGGGCATCATCGGCCCGTTCTGCCTGCAGACCTGCGTGGACAAGGACCTCAAGTTCTTCATCTACGATGTCGCGCCGCGCATCGGCGGCGGCACCAACGTGCACATGAACGTCGGCCATGCTTACGGCAACTCCCTGTGGAGGAAGAACATGTCCACCGGGAGGAGGCTGGCCATGGAAGTGCGCCGTGCCCTGGAGGAGAAGCGGGTGGCGGAGATCGTCACTTAG
- the argS gene encoding arginine--tRNA ligase: MSLDPLKPFRDEVESATKAAFQAMGADVRFEIEVPATGVADFAVPCFPLAKALRKAPPAIAEEAASKLPRMEMASKAWAERGYLNFKVDEKKLSRSTLTEIMKEKENYGKGAHRKEKVLLEHTSVNPTGPIHVGRARNPIIGDTLARCMRACGYDVTTEYYVNDVGKQVVILTWGLDHLSPSDVDIVDDSEKADHRLVAYYRKANEMMENDKEVEKQVGHMLRRFEDGDEEVIEKVRKTAKLMLDGIIESLDTINVAIDQFTWESTFIKDGSAHRVVEELKRSEHCKEDKGACYLELEPFGVHGRDTKFFFTRADGTTLYTTRDMAYHLNKFERADRLINILGEDQKLGQTQLAIALKLLGKERAPEVLFYSFVSLPEGRMSTRKGVVVHLDDLIEEAEARALEEVKKRRTDLSEEKMRDIARAIGRGAVRYNIVRVQPEKPLVFKWEDALNFEGNSAPFVQYAHARACSILRKAGEFGRDLDPEVLTNEYEVKLIKALARYPSVISEAGDKARIHVLPAYAHEVAAAFNQFYTYVPVLKGEENRDARLALVDATRLVLANALTTLGLSAPEEM; encoded by the coding sequence GTGAGCTTGGACCCGCTGAAGCCGTTCCGCGATGAGGTGGAGAGCGCAACCAAGGCCGCGTTCCAGGCCATGGGCGCCGACGTCCGCTTCGAGATCGAGGTCCCCGCCACCGGAGTAGCCGATTTCGCCGTTCCCTGCTTCCCGCTGGCCAAGGCCCTGAGGAAGGCGCCCCCGGCCATAGCCGAGGAGGCGGCCTCCAAGCTCCCTCGGATGGAGATGGCCTCCAAGGCCTGGGCCGAGAGGGGATACCTCAACTTCAAGGTGGACGAGAAGAAGCTCAGCCGGTCCACCCTCACCGAGATCATGAAGGAGAAGGAGAACTACGGGAAAGGTGCTCACAGGAAGGAGAAGGTCCTCCTGGAGCATACTTCGGTCAACCCGACCGGCCCGATACACGTCGGACGGGCCAGGAACCCCATCATCGGCGACACCCTGGCGCGCTGCATGCGCGCCTGCGGGTACGACGTTACCACCGAGTACTACGTCAACGACGTGGGCAAGCAGGTGGTCATCCTGACCTGGGGCCTGGACCATCTTTCTCCCTCGGACGTTGACATCGTCGACGACAGCGAGAAGGCCGACCACCGCCTTGTCGCCTACTACCGGAAAGCGAACGAGATGATGGAGAACGACAAGGAGGTGGAGAAGCAGGTGGGCCACATGCTCCGCCGCTTCGAGGACGGCGATGAGGAAGTGATCGAGAAGGTCCGCAAGACCGCCAAGCTCATGCTCGACGGCATCATCGAGAGCCTCGATACTATCAACGTCGCCATCGACCAGTTCACCTGGGAGTCCACCTTCATCAAGGACGGCTCCGCCCACCGCGTGGTGGAGGAGCTGAAGCGCTCCGAGCACTGCAAGGAGGACAAGGGCGCCTGCTATCTGGAGCTGGAGCCGTTCGGCGTTCACGGCCGCGACACCAAGTTCTTCTTCACCCGGGCGGACGGGACCACCCTGTACACCACCCGGGACATGGCGTACCACCTCAACAAGTTCGAGCGGGCCGATCGTCTCATCAACATCCTGGGCGAGGACCAGAAGCTGGGGCAGACCCAGCTCGCGATAGCCCTCAAGCTCCTGGGAAAGGAGCGCGCCCCCGAGGTCCTGTTCTATTCCTTCGTATCCCTTCCCGAGGGGCGGATGTCCACCAGGAAGGGCGTGGTCGTCCACCTCGACGACCTCATAGAGGAGGCGGAGGCCCGCGCGCTGGAAGAAGTGAAGAAGCGCCGCACCGACCTGTCGGAGGAGAAGATGCGGGATATCGCGAGGGCCATCGGGCGCGGCGCGGTGAGGTACAACATCGTTCGGGTCCAGCCCGAGAAGCCCCTGGTCTTCAAGTGGGAGGACGCCCTGAACTTCGAGGGCAACAGCGCGCCGTTCGTGCAGTACGCTCACGCCCGGGCCTGCAGCATCCTGCGCAAGGCCGGGGAGTTCGGTCGGGACCTCGACCCCGAGGTGCTGACGAACGAATACGAGGTCAAACTCATCAAGGCCCTGGCCCGGTACCCCTCCGTCATCAGCGAGGCCGGGGACAAGGCCCGCATCCACGTGCTGCCGGCCTACGCTCACGAAGTGGCGGCGGCGTTCAACCAGTTCTACACCTACGTGCCGGTGCTCAAGGGCGAGGAGAACCGCGACGCCCGCCTGGCGCTGGTGGACGCGACCCGCCTCGTGCTGGCGAACGCTCTGACCACCCTGGGCCTCAGCGCCCCGGAGGAGATGTAA
- a CDS encoding adenylate kinase: MDAKIVLLGAPGSGKGTQAKRLCDELGLTLISTGDLLREAVRNNTSLGVKAKGFMDAGKLVPDELVIGLIQEKVKGIKDGFLLDGFPRNLEQAKMLDTIADINLAVNLDVNEDIIVDRIVKRRSCKQCNEVYHLEAKPPKAAGKCDKCGGELYQRTDDSEATVRERLRVYKERTLPLAKLYQDRGILVNVDGQGEIDAVYKRILDAVKRKL, encoded by the coding sequence ATGGACGCTAAGATCGTGCTTCTGGGCGCGCCCGGCTCCGGAAAGGGCACCCAGGCAAAGAGGCTGTGCGACGAGCTGGGCCTCACCTTGATATCGACCGGCGACCTGCTGCGCGAGGCGGTGCGGAACAACACCTCCCTGGGCGTAAAGGCCAAGGGATTCATGGACGCGGGCAAGCTCGTTCCTGACGAGCTGGTGATCGGCCTTATTCAGGAGAAGGTCAAGGGGATCAAGGACGGGTTCCTGCTGGACGGGTTCCCCCGGAACCTCGAGCAGGCCAAGATGCTGGACACTATCGCCGACATCAACCTGGCGGTCAATCTCGATGTTAATGAGGACATCATCGTCGACCGCATCGTGAAGAGGCGCAGCTGCAAGCAGTGCAACGAAGTGTACCACCTGGAGGCGAAGCCGCCCAAGGCCGCCGGCAAGTGCGACAAGTGCGGCGGGGAGCTTTATCAGAGGACAGACGACTCCGAGGCTACCGTCCGCGAGCGCTTGAGGGTGTATAAGGAGAGGACCCTGCCCCTGGCGAAGCTCTACCAGGACCGGGGCATTTTGGTCAACGTCGACGGACAGGGCGAGATAGACGCCGTGTACAAGCGCATCCTCGACGCCGTAAAGAGAAAGCTCTGA
- a CDS encoding helix-turn-helix domain-containing protein, which yields MLTYKFRLYPNKEEERMLLWTLEICRLIYNRFLEF from the coding sequence ATGCTCACCTACAAGTTCCGTCTCTATCCGAACAAAGAGGAGGAACGGATGCTGTTGTGGACGCTGGAGATATGCCGTCTCATTTACAATCGCTTCCTTGAGTTCTAA
- a CDS encoding potassium channel family protein gives MADISAGAVTENLQDMFLEIKDTSELMIDLAYSSLLYNNRDIAEEVAQLEARVREMGDELQELSIQGAVQDGDTKRSLLVILLARSVQDISDAALKIANVVRMGQPLHPVVGMSLRESDVIISTAVVEEGSDLAGSTLGAVKLSTNSGMRVIAIRRGRRYIYGPDRHTPIMAGDVLFARGPEDGRRFFKDLAKGLEHLEPKDLQ, from the coding sequence ATGGCCGATATATCCGCCGGAGCAGTGACCGAGAACCTCCAGGACATGTTCCTGGAGATAAAGGACACCTCCGAGCTCATGATCGACCTGGCGTATTCTTCGCTGCTCTACAACAACCGGGACATCGCCGAAGAAGTGGCCCAGCTGGAGGCCCGGGTGCGGGAAATGGGGGACGAGCTGCAGGAGCTGTCCATCCAGGGCGCGGTGCAGGACGGGGACACCAAGAGGTCGCTCCTGGTCATACTGCTGGCCCGCTCGGTGCAGGACATATCCGATGCCGCCCTGAAGATCGCCAACGTGGTCCGCATGGGCCAGCCGCTGCACCCCGTGGTGGGCATGTCCCTGAGGGAATCGGATGTCATCATCAGCACGGCCGTGGTGGAGGAGGGCTCCGACCTCGCCGGCAGCACCCTGGGGGCGGTGAAGCTGTCCACCAACTCGGGCATGAGGGTCATCGCCATACGCCGGGGCCGCCGGTATATCTACGGGCCGGACCGCCACACCCCCATAATGGCCGGGGACGTGCTCTTCGCCAGGGGTCCGGAGGACGGCAGGAGGTTCTTCAAGGACCTGGCCAAAGGATTGGAGCATCTGGAACCGAAGGACCTCCAGTGA
- a CDS encoding DUF4064 domain-containing protein — protein MNKPFWLGLIGAVFGILIGIMFIAIGYLSGAGFFDPYMEEIGMDLSEYAGLYYGYGAVSMICSIVGVIGGTLTRQKPVGGVLMIASGIIMLLFTSIFGALTFIFFLIGGILMLNDYYKERKAGSAYQYQYPTQPGQPMPYPPQQQVQPAEQPSQGGLLFCPRCGVQATEPGQRYCDSCGKKLE, from the coding sequence ATGAACAAACCGTTCTGGTTAGGCCTGATCGGCGCTGTATTCGGGATACTCATCGGCATAATGTTTATAGCGATTGGCTATCTCAGCGGCGCAGGGTTCTTTGACCCATATATGGAAGAAATCGGGATGGACCTGTCGGAGTATGCCGGGCTGTACTATGGCTATGGCGCCGTGAGCATGATATGCTCGATCGTGGGCGTCATCGGCGGGACCCTGACGCGCCAGAAGCCTGTAGGCGGGGTCCTGATGATCGCCAGCGGCATCATTATGCTCCTCTTCACGAGCATATTCGGAGCGCTCACCTTCATCTTCTTCCTCATCGGCGGCATCCTGATGCTGAACGACTACTACAAGGAGCGTAAGGCGGGGTCCGCGTACCAATACCAGTATCCGACCCAGCCGGGGCAGCCCATGCCGTACCCTCCTCAGCAACAGGTACAGCCGGCAGAACAGCCGTCCCAGGGAGGCCTGCTGTTCTGCCCCCGCTGCGGGGTGCAGGCGACCGAGCCGGGGCAGCGGTACTGCGACTCCTGCGGGAAGAAGCTGGAGTGA
- a CDS encoding GNAT family N-acetyltransferase, whose amino-acid sequence MPLRGEKVTLRAVEWGDLPHFVDWLNDPEVNAHLMSNPLAGLEEQEQWYHDLQGTDERVLSVEAEDGRLIGNCGIIKLEWEDRRCSLWLAIGEKDVWDRGYGTDVVRTMLRYLFDEMDLNRVYLNVAEANARAIRAYEKCGFRKEGVMRKARFKNGRYENDVLMSILQEEWRDL is encoded by the coding sequence ATGCCGCTGCGGGGGGAGAAGGTCACGCTGAGGGCGGTGGAGTGGGGCGACCTGCCGCACTTCGTGGACTGGCTGAACGACCCGGAGGTAAATGCGCACCTGATGTCCAACCCCCTGGCCGGCCTGGAGGAACAGGAGCAGTGGTACCACGACCTCCAAGGGACCGACGAAAGGGTGCTGAGCGTGGAGGCCGAGGACGGCCGGCTCATCGGCAACTGCGGGATCATCAAGCTGGAGTGGGAGGACCGCCGATGCAGCCTATGGCTGGCGATTGGTGAAAAGGACGTGTGGGACCGAGGCTACGGCACCGATGTCGTCCGGACCATGCTCCGGTACTTGTTCGATGAGATGGACCTCAACCGGGTGTACCTCAACGTGGCCGAGGCCAACGCCCGCGCCATTCGGGCGTACGAGAAGTGTGGGTTCCGGAAGGAAGGGGTCATGCGCAAGGCCAGGTTCAAGAACGGCCGCTACGAGAACGACGTCCTGATGTCCATCCTCCAGGAGGAATGGCGGGACCTCTAG
- a CDS encoding glycosyltransferase — translation MRILHLENQAGVANQLAQAQRRLGHDAMVMETWYNTLDEPHDVEMYYTHDSFTSDARNAMEIVKYARDFDIVHIHGGMFWKRADAVAIKLLLRKPLVVHYHGSETRDGYGMHYRFLADHKFVSRPDLLKWHPDSQYVPNPVGQFSYEFDAGAKLRVLHMATNRRAKGTDTIEKTLEAMVRGGAGIEYAVLDRVPHSQAMGELRRSHILIDQLIDPRAVGMPSIIGVASFEAMAMGKVAISSFDREYRPYYPGCPVVAIEPTAEALEEAILRFRDDMASAQQIGMAGRQYVREKHSADTIVKDVMPVYEGLLEKRARGPAIPPGGWTSGRRSRSGRS, via the coding sequence CATGGAGACCTGGTACAACACGCTCGATGAGCCGCATGACGTGGAGATGTACTACACGCACGATAGCTTCACCTCCGACGCCAGGAACGCCATGGAGATAGTGAAGTACGCCAGGGACTTCGATATAGTGCATATACATGGCGGCATGTTCTGGAAAAGAGCGGACGCGGTGGCCATCAAGCTGCTTCTGCGAAAGCCGCTCGTGGTCCACTACCACGGTAGCGAGACCAGGGACGGCTACGGAATGCACTATCGGTTCCTGGCAGATCATAAGTTCGTGTCCCGGCCGGACCTGCTGAAGTGGCATCCTGACAGCCAGTACGTGCCTAACCCGGTCGGCCAGTTCTCTTATGAGTTCGATGCTGGCGCCAAGCTCCGAGTGCTGCATATGGCCACCAACAGACGGGCCAAGGGCACCGATACCATCGAAAAGACGCTGGAGGCCATGGTCCGCGGCGGAGCGGGCATCGAATACGCGGTCCTCGATAGAGTTCCTCACTCCCAGGCCATGGGGGAGCTGCGCCGCTCTCACATTCTCATCGACCAGCTCATCGATCCCCGGGCGGTCGGCATGCCCAGCATCATCGGCGTCGCGTCGTTCGAGGCCATGGCCATGGGGAAGGTGGCCATATCCTCGTTCGACCGGGAGTACCGGCCATATTACCCGGGCTGCCCTGTGGTGGCCATCGAGCCGACCGCCGAAGCGCTGGAGGAGGCGATACTCCGCTTCAGGGACGACATGGCCTCGGCCCAGCAGATCGGGATGGCAGGGAGGCAGTATGTCCGGGAGAAACACTCCGCCGACACCATCGTGAAGGACGTGATGCCGGTGTACGAGGGGCTGCTGGAGAAGAGAGCTAGAGGTCCCGCCATTCCTCCTGGAGGATGGACATCAGGACGTCGTTCTCGTAGCGGCCGTTCTTGA
- a CDS encoding GNAT family N-acetyltransferase, which translates to MKIVPLSDEDRVSVRVLELACIREYVERSIKKRWEDLPQDLREKLGASAANSFQYYRDSGLSFVAKEGDKVVGFIFGQMMHWIDGIENAAWVENVGVDQEFRRMGIGYQLMRRLAEEGKKQGAQVVHSSIGLDNTRSLLLHRKLGFLGEDRKIAILDLSKFH; encoded by the coding sequence ATGAAGATCGTCCCCCTCTCCGACGAGGACCGCGTGTCGGTGCGCGTGCTCGAGCTGGCCTGCATCCGCGAGTATGTGGAGCGGTCCATCAAGAAGAGATGGGAGGACCTTCCCCAGGACCTCCGGGAGAAGCTGGGGGCCTCTGCCGCCAACTCGTTCCAGTACTATCGCGACTCCGGCCTCAGCTTCGTGGCCAAGGAGGGTGACAAGGTTGTCGGCTTCATCTTCGGCCAGATGATGCACTGGATCGACGGCATAGAGAATGCGGCGTGGGTCGAGAACGTCGGCGTGGACCAGGAGTTCCGGCGCATGGGCATTGGGTACCAGCTGATGCGCCGCCTGGCCGAGGAAGGCAAGAAGCAGGGAGCGCAGGTAGTGCACTCCTCCATCGGCCTCGACAACACCAGGTCGCTGCTTCTCCATCGCAAGCTGGGCTTTTTGGGCGAGGACCGCAAGATCGCCATCCTGGACCTCAGTAAGTTCCACTAG